The Nostoc sp. 'Peltigera membranacea cyanobiont' N6 genome contains the following window.
TGAGAAACTTGGATCTGTTCTTATCGTCCATTTATACCACAACCATCCGATTAAAAAACCAGCACCAGAACCAAGTACACTAACAGTAAATGACCACAAGAATGTTAATAATCCGTATTTAATAGACCTCAAACGCACTGTAGCAACGGCTATAAATACTGCTCCTATCAGTGCTGCAATTATTACTGTTGAAAGAATTAGTCTCACCATTGAGTTCTCCTCAATTACTCTTAAAGTGATAATTACTTAAGGTTTTACTATTAGTGTTTGCAGTTTAAGCAGGTGAAAATTTGTGAGTCTACAAGAAGTTATCAAACTAGCAAAGCAGCTTTCAACTGTGGACAAAGTACGTTTAATCCAGCAAATTGCTCCTGATATAGAACGCGAGTTAACAGATAAACTCTCTACCCTTCCCCGCGAATCCTTGTGGGGACTATGTGCTGATTTAGGAAATGCATCTTCCGCAGATGAAATCGATATAGCCCGTAGTGAAGAATGGGCTAGCTTTCCACGGGAGGATATTTGATGCTGCGTGCCGTAGCCACTTTTTCATCACCAAACCCGCTATCTATTCATTCCATATATTCTTTCATATCTTGAAGCGGCTCATCAAAGTCATTAGGCAATGGCAGAACAAACATTCCTTTCATCGTTCCAGCAACGCGACGCTTGTTTGTCTGCTTTTCTTCGGTAGAGTTTTTAGCGTGCTTCTCTATTAAAAACTCAATGTAATGAAGCACTTCTGTCTGAAGAGACTCAGGGAGTTCTTCTAATTTTTCTAAAATGACTGGCTGTATCATTGTTTTTTCTCCTTGGCAATTTTTATGAAAAACATCACAGCTATATTTGTTTAAATGTCAAATACATTTTTATACGGTTCGGATAAGCACTTGAACTCAGTATCAAAGGCTTTTAGCAGTCCGTTGCACTAAAATTGTGTTGTGATAGCTAACTTCCACAACTCTCTAGAACAACTTGACAGTTTTCAGGATCTATTTTGATGATCTTTGCCTTTAAATGGTCATTAATTTTGAATAATTGGTTTGGATGGTCAACAGATGGATGGAACATTTTTGAGGTCGGCAACAAAGCATATAAATCTCCAATATCAACGAACACACCATAGTTTTTGATACCCCGTATAATGCCGCTAACAACCTGACCAACCTGCAACTGCCTGAGTCTGATTGAAACAGAGCGATGTAGCAGTACTATATGATTACAGTCCTCTCGCACTTTTATAATATTGAGTGGAAGTTTCTCCCCTACTACCAATTCCTCCCTATGCTTATCAACATAAGTAAGAATTACCCCACGCAAACCCTCGATTTTAACTAATGCACCCCTCGGAGTTTTTTTAAGGATTTTTCCATATACTATTACGTCCTCAGCCTGTAATTGCCCTACCCGTTCCCATGCTATTCGCATCTCTAGTTTGCGAATTGAAAAAGAAACCGTTGGAGGATGCTCTTGAGAACACAAGAACCACTGAATAGTTGCTGATACTCCGTTTCCATGAACATCACGAATTTTAGTCTGTACGATTAGGTCTTCTCTATTTACGGGATGACCACATTTTTCAGAAGCCAGATACAATGCAGTCTCATACAAGCGATCGCTATCTTTCAGTGTCTCAGGTGAACAATGCGAAAAGAAAATACCGTGTTCGCCATCGTAATTTCCCACAACCAGAAATTCTCGGATTTGATTCAGTTGTACGGCTTCTTCTGGGGACTGAATCTCGGTGAGTGATAGCTCTAATAGTGGAACATAAGCTAGTTGATCGGTATAAAAATCAACTAGAACACCTGTAGGCTCCAGCTTAATGATTTTTCCAGTGATGAGATCGCCGATTTGAAAGCTATCTAAATTAAAGCTCATAGCATAGTGGGCTTAAAATAATTCATTATCTTGATTTTCATATATGACGCGATCGCTCAGTTCGCCCTCGTATCCCCAAAGCTAGTACACTCATTAACAACACCCCCATCACTCCTTGTAGGGGATTATTATTCACACCAGTTACCCAATCAGGAACTTGGCCAGAATATTTCACTAATTTACCCACATTAATAATGTAGTAACCCCAAACTAAACCACCATGCAAACCAATTGGAAAACCCAAGCGTCCCCTCCGCCAACGCTTTCCCCATACTTGCGTTAACCCCAGCAGTACTAAAGCTGGAAATTGCGGCAGTGTATGAATAATTGCCTCCAAGGGTTTAATAAAGTGCAATGTAGCAAACGCAGTTGCATCTGTCCACAGTGCCACATGCAGACTGTAATCTCGTTGTAATTCATCTAGCAACCAGCCTCTAAATAACAACTCCTCAGCAAATGCAACACCCAAGCTAACAAGTAAACCCTCTAAAATTACTTTTAGCAAAAAAACTTTCGGTTGTTGCCACACCAACCAACCCAACAAACTTTCTACCCCAAAAAGTATCAGAATATTAATTATCCCTATAGCCAAGCCACGCAGCAAATCCACACCGTTTTGCCGCGTGAACTCTAAGCCATAATTTTGCAGAATTTGCGGCTTTTGGTAGACATATTTACCCCATAGTCTCAAAAGAAAAATAAATATTGCATATAACAATACCAATGTCAATATACTTTCTAAATTTGAATCATGCACTAGTAAGTATATTGGTGTAGCCAATGGCAACCATAGCAGCGCTAAATTCAAAATAAAAGCACCCAGCCTAATAGGGGCAGGGCGTTCAGCTAAAAGGACAAAGTTTTTTTTCATCGCAAATAAGCCATCAATCACCAGTCAATACTCTAAATTTCGACAAATGACCAATGACAAATGACCAATGACTATTCATCAGGTTCAATCGTGCTACTTAAACCGTGACTTATCAAGGTTTCGCAATAAAACTCAGCGTGTTCCAGGGCGCAAGCAATGACTAAAGCTAGCCCGTTAGTATGGGCTTCCATCATGATGCTAATAGCCTGGGGTTGGGTAAGGCTAGGTACACTGGCTATTAACGACTGTACGACGTGCTCCATCGAGTTGTAGTCGTCGTTATGGAGCAAAACGCGATACCGAGGCGCTAGCTTACGGGTTGTGGAAGGCTTTTGAATAGTTTCAACTGACACGGCTCTTTGCTCTTTTCTTGTTTATTCACTACTACAAAGTGTCTGTGTAGCGATCGCTTAACAGTTATTTACCTATTCTATAGTATTTCTGTTCAGATACTATGCTAGAAAAACTGCTTTACTTAGTTTGAATAGCTACTTGTGAGGCAGATGTCTGAGACATCGTTACCGTGAGAGTGCTACCCTAATCTTACATAAGCTTCCTTAAACGTAGCGCATTTTCATTTTTAAGATTAAGGAAGTTGCAAAATAATCCTTGCCCCTGCCCAAACTCCATAATCATGGACATTAGCCTAGATTTTCTTCAACCAGGACAAATTGTGTCTTTAGAGCATGGGGACAAAAATCTGTATGCAGAAGTCATTCAATTTGTAGTTTCCCGCCAGTTGTGCTGGGTACGTCCTTTATTAATGGTTACTTTGATTCCAGAATCACCCCTAATTACCGATTTGCGAGATGCGTCTGACTTGCTTTGGCCTGCCAATTTATTTCGACCAGCATTAGACACAGAAGTAATCACCTTCTTGAGCCAAGTTTTAGCAAAAGAACCAAAAACCGAACCTGATTCATCCGCCAAGCAGCAATTCAATCAATTTATTCACCAAATATGGCAAGCATCTCAATAGACATAGGGCAAAGGATATGTTATCTGGAGCGCCAACAGCCATATCTATCGTATCAACTCCCTTCGCAACGAGTTCACTCTGCTTGTGGACAATTTTAGCAAACAGATAGGGAGGACTTTTTCTAGGCGTTTAGCGAACTATATGGCTTTAAGACCCCAACCAAAACACGTAGCGCCAGTTTCTAGTAGGGGTTTAAATCCGCGTTTGAAAATGTCTTTAATTTTGAATTTTGAATTTTGAATTATTATTATCCCACCTGCCTTTACTAAAACTTGTTTTACTAATTCGGAATTTTGATTACTTTTGTATTCATCAAATTCACTTGACATACCTCTATGCATAAGCAGTTAGGAATATCCAAAGCTAGGAACCAACTTAATTCTACCAGCATCCATCTCCGACATTAATAATTCCAGAGCCTCATAGTCAACATCAGAAATGTAACCCAGTTCTGTCAGTTCTGAGTTGATTTCATTTTCGATCTCAGGAGTTAGTTTTTTAATGTCAAGAGCTTTTTCTACCAATTTACGAATAGCGTACTTAGTTCTCATAAGTAATACATCCAACTGTAATACGATACTAGATTATCCCAGATATCTCTAAGTATAAAGAGCGATCCAAATACTAAGTTTCTTGTGACATATATCACATTCAATTAGTTAAATAGATAATTCGCTATGACCCTGGCGTATGCCATCAGCAACGCTCAAGTGGCAGATTTAACTTACTGTTAAGACTTGGCTAAATTAGCTTGAGTTATAGACTAAGCAAGTTTTATCAGCATAGTTACTGAAGATGTGTTTGCTCTATGGCTGTCTATGTTGATTGTTTTTGAACTGAGATAAAAAAAAAGTATATATGAACACATTTTAACCTGGAATTATAACAATCTTTAAACAGAGATACTAAAGAAATAAAGATTCAGCAAAGAGAGCTAAGACGTATGGTCGATGCAACAGAATAGAGTTTATGTTCAAATAATCCTTAGCTTGACGCTTCAATAATTCTCAATAGGATGTAACTATGCAAGCAGTGCTTAACTATCCCAAGATTGCAGTCATTCGCCCCCAAGGGTGTTTGAATGCTACAAACGCCTTGGAATTTGAACGAAATATGACTACAGCGTTAGCACAAAATGGTATTTCCATCTTGGTAGTAGACCTCGCAGCAGTAGAATCGTTAGACAGCGCAGGGTTGATGGCATTGTTATCTATACACAAGCTAGCTCTTAGTTTAGGAAGGGGTTTCCGACTTTGCGCTGTTGCTCCGTCAATTAGAATTATTTTTGAACTAACGCAACTCGATAGAGTGTTTGAAATATTGGATGGTGAAGTTGAGTTGGCTACAACATAAACTTTATGTGAAAGCACAAAGGTCAGTTAAAAAGTGGACTTTATGTAAAGGAGTTATAAGTTACAACAATAAATTATGTTATGAGACCTAATTAAATGCTAAGGTTTGGATTGGTAGCTGTAATTAAGGTAGCTAGAAGATAGCACAGTGGCTGTTGCAGTTGAGAAATTAATAACATCGGATATTTTAAAACCAGGGCGTTACCTTGGTAATGAGCGTTTAGCAGTACATAAAGCTTGGGATAAGGCAGCAATACGCTGGGTCTTAACCTACCCAGAAGTATATGAAGTCGGTGCATCCAATTTAGGGCACATTATCCTATACAACATCTTGAATGCCCAACCACGTCAATTGTGCGATCGCGCCTACCTCCCAGGAAAAGACCTGGCAGACAAACTACGCGAAACTCATACGCCATTGTTTGCGGTAGAGTCAAAGCGATCGCTCGCAGAATTTGACATTTTAGGCTTTAGCCTCAGTTACGAACTGGGTGCAACTAATATCCTAGAAATGTTGGATTTAGCTGGAATTCCCTTGACGTGGAGAGAACGCCAAGAAACAGGGGGAGAATTGACGAATCTCCAATCCCAGTTTCCATTGATTTTTGCTGGTGGGCAAACAGCAACATCAAATCCTGAGCCTTACGCTGACTTTTTCGACTTTATCGCCCTTGGAGATGGAGAGGAACTGCTACCAGAAATTGGTTTGGTATTGGAAGAAGGCAAACAAGCAGGATTGAGTCGGGAAGATATATTACTGGATTTGGCACAGATCCCTGGTGTATATGTTCCCCAGTTTTATGACATGGCAAAGGATGGTTCAGTTCATCCTTGTCGCCCTGACGTGCCAAAACGAATTCTGCGACGGGTTGCAACTCCCATACCAGCATATTCCATTGGCTTAGTTCCTTACGTAGAAACGGTACATGACCGTTTGACAATTGAGATTCGGCGTGGTTGCACTCGTGGCTGTCGCTTCTGTCAACCAGGAATGCTGACTCGGCCAGCACGGGATGTAGAACCCGATAAGGTTGTAGAAGCAATTGAACAGGGAATGCGGGCAACTGGTTACAATGAGTTTTCCCTCCTATCTCTGAGTTGTTCTGATTATTTATCCCTACCAGCAGTAGGGATGGAAATCAAAAATCGCTTAAAAAATGAAAACATTTCTCTGACTCTGCCAAGCCAACGGGTAGACAGATTTGATGAGAATATTGCCAATATCCTGGGAGGTACGCGGCAAGGTGGACTAACTTTTGCTCCAGAAGCTGGAACTCAGCGGATGCGAGACATCGTAAATAAAGGTTTAACCAATGAAGAATTATTGCGGGGAGTGAAAACCGCTTGGGAGCAAGGCTGGGATAAAATCAAGTTGTATTTTATGATTGGCTTGCCGGGTGAAACAGATGTTGATGTTTTGGGTATTGCGGAAACAGTCAGCTGGCTACAGCGAGAATGTCGGGGCAAAGGCAGAAAACCCCTGAACTTTAACCTGACAATTTCTAACTTTACGCCCAAACCCCATACACCATTTCAATGGCACTCAGTTTCTACCACAGAATTTAAGCGCAAACAAAACCTGTTGCGGCAAGAATTCCGTCGGATGAAGGGAATGAAGGTAAATTTTACCGATGTCCGCATTTCAGCAATGGAAGATTTTGTGGGACGAGGCGATCGCAATTTGAGCAAAGTAGTCCGTCGCGCCTGGGAATTAGGTGCAGGAATGGATTCCTGGTATGAAAATTTAGATCGGGCTTTTAGTGCTTGGGAAGATGCGATCGCTGGGGCCGATCTAGATTGGAAATACCGCCAAGTAGAAAATGGCGAATGGAATTTGTTTCACGCACAAGATCGGAACAGATCGGCAGATGCGGAAAATACCCAATTCCTCACTCCTGTACAGACGCAATTAATCGCGTCTCTCGATACTCCCCACTCCCTAGACATTCCCCTACCTTGGGATCATATTGATACCGGGATTGATAAAAAGTGGCTTAAAGAAGACTTGCAACGCGCCTTAGAAGCGGCAATTGTCCCCGACTGCTCTTTTGAAGGTTGTTCTCACTGTGGCGTATGTGGAACCGATTTTGGCCATAACGTCGTGATTGAATCACCCGCTATCCCCCAATTTGCTGGCGAGTTTGTTCCCAACACAACTAAAGCCCAAAGACTGCGAGTTTGGTTTGGAAAACAGGGTAATATGGCTTTAGTAAGTCACCTAGATTTAATCCGTCTGTTTGACCGAGTTGTGCGGCGAGCAGGTTTACCAATTGCCTTTACTGGTGGATTTCATCCAATGCCGCGAATTTCTGTAGCAACGGCTTTGGCTCTAGGGGCTACTAGTAGTGGTGAAATTGCGGATTTTGAGTTAACTGTACCAGTAGACATCGATACTTTTCGAGAAAAATTGGTTCGGGAAATGCCCACAGACATACCCATATATAATGTGGAGCAGATAGATTTAAAAACTCCGGCAGCGACTCAACTGCTAGAAACCGCAGAATATTTAATTACCGTAGCAGCACTAGAAGAAACAACACCTATACAATGGCAAAACTGGATTGATACCATCAAAGCCAAAGATGAGCTTTGGTACGAGCATACAACAAAGTCAGGCAAGAGCCAGTTAATAAATCTGCGCGATCGCTTATTTGAACTGGAATTAGTAGAAACCCCCAAAAGCATTGCAGAATCTATATCTGTTATTCGTTATGTAGGTAGCTATCGCCAAGATGGTTTTCTATTGCGTCCCGAACAAATCCTGTTTATGCTAGGAACAGTGGCTAGTAGAGAATTTCAACTCCTGCACATCCACCGCAATCGGCTAATTTTAGCGGTATAATCCCTGTAAGGCAGCTTGCTAGTAGTTGTCCTAACATGGCACATCGTCAGAATTGATTTTTAGCAAGGTTGCGTTAGAATGGGGTGAAGAGAAATTTTCTGGCGCTGCATTGAATTAGCTGGTTCACTACCCTGGTGTTCAGGGGGCGAAAGCAAAGATATTAGAGTGCAACTTCTAGGATTTTATCCCAGACAAACTGAGGCAGATTAAAGAACACACACTCTCTCTATAGCTACCTTGTGAATCAGTAACTAACAGCAGGCTCGGTTAGCTTCTCTAAATCCATACTTTTTCAACAACTGCTGAATGTCTAATCCACAGTATTGCCCAAGAGCTAGTGCGTTACTCTTCTAGAGTTGTTCGCCCTTGGTGTTACCGTAGGGTAAGCAACTGCTGTAGGTTAAGCCAATTTGCAGACGTTCGCGAGACGCGCAAAGCGCGGCTTAAAAGTAGGGTAGCAGATGGCGCTGCTGAGTATAACCCTAAGAATAAATCCAGGGAATGGAAAATAGAAATAGTTTCTTTTTCTTAACGACTTCAATCGGTTACTCTCAAAAAAAGCTTCCTGAGTTAAAAACTCACTCAGGACTTAGAACTTTCAACTCAGAACTCTCTTTATTAAGAGTATTGCATTGCAAATCAACCACAGACGGTTGATTTAATTGCTTAAACATGCATCCGTTCTGGAATAATCCGCCGTGAAAACGCTCTTAAGAGCGCCAATAGCTATTTAACTTAGAACATCAAGTTTGCGATTTTTATCATCAGTAGCGCCTTTTGAGGGTTGCAAGGGCAACAAAGGGATAACAAACCTCCAGACCTATTGGTGCTGCCAATTTTTGAGGAAATTGAATGCCAAAACAAATTATTATTGCGGAGCAGCACCAAATTGCTGCTGTCTTTTCTGAAGATCAAATACAGGAACTCGTTGTTGCTACCGGTCATCACCAAATAGGTGATATCTACTTAGGAGTAGTAGAAAACGTATTACCTGGGATAGATGCGGCTTTTGTGAATATTGGCGACCCAGAGCGTAACGGTTTTATTCATGTCACCGACTTGGGGCCATTGAAGCTAAAGCGTACCGCAGCAGCCATTACAGAACTATTAGCACCACAACAGAAAGTTTTGGTGCAAGTGATGAAAGAGCCAACGGGGACAAAAGGGCCCAGGCTCACAGGTAACATCACCTTACCCGGACGCTACGTAGTACTGATGCCCTATGGTAGGGGTGTAAATTTATCCCGACGAATTAAAAGTGAAAGCGAGCGGAACCGCTTGCGGGCACTAGCGATTTTGGTCAAACCGGCGGGAATGGGTTTGCTCGTGCGGACAGAAGCCGAAGGCAAACCAGAAGAAGCGATTATGGAAGATTTGGAGTTGCTGCAAAAGCAATGGGAGGCGATCCAACAGGAAGCGCATTCTACCCGTGCCCCAGCACTGCTCAATCGAGATGATGACTTTATCCAGCGCGTATTGCGAGATATGTACGGCGCGGATGTCAATCGGATTGTCGTAGATTCTAGTACTGGTTTAAAGCGCGTAAAGCAGTACTTGCAGAATTGGAGTGGAGGTCAAACACCGCAAGGATTGTTGATTGACCATCACCGCGATCGCTCCCCAATTTTAGAGTATTTCCGCATCAGTGCTGCGATTCGAGAAGCCCTGAAACCAAGAGTAGACCTACCTTCTGGGGGTTACATCATCATTGAGCCAACGGAGGCATTAACCGTAATCGATGTTAACTCAGGTTCCTTCACGCGATCGGCAACAGCCAGAGAAACAGTTTTGTGGACAAACTGCGAAGCTGCAACAGAAATTGCTCGCCAGTTGCGTCTGCGGAATATCGCCGGGGTAATCGTCGTTGATTTTATTGATATGGAATCACGGCGCGATCAACTGCAAGTTCTCGAACACTTTAATAAAGGACTCAAAGCAGACAAAGCTCGTCCCCAGATTGCTCAACTTACCGAACTGGGTTTAGTAGAACTGACCCGCAAACGTCAGGGTCAAAATATTTACGAACTGTTTGGCGAAACTTGTCCCACTTGTGGCGGTTTAGGACATACTGTACGTCTGCCTGGAGAACTCGAAAACCGATTACCAATACCCGCAGAAACACCAGAACGCGAGCGTCTTGTATCCCTACCTCACCGAGAACCCCGTCAGCCAGCTGCCCGCATCCCGGAACCACGAGAAACTTATGATGGATTTGGGGAAGCATTTGACGGCGACTCAGAATCGAGTAATTTAAATCTGCTCAATCATCCTAGTTATCAAGAACTTAATGATAATAAGCGTCGTACCCGCACTCGCCGCAGTAAAATTGGCATCAATGGGTTAAACGGGAAAGATGAATCTCGGGTTATTGCCAATCCACTAGCTTTTGCCAGCGAGCCAGATTTAGACCTTGATATAGAACCAGAACTAGGAGTTGCACCAGAAATTCCCTCCCCCACCCTTGGTAAACCAGGTTGGAGTGAAAGAGCAGAACGCACTGTAGAGCGTACTAGAGTTATCAAGGCAGACCCAGTTAAACCAGTGGTAGAACCACCGGAAATTAGAACTGTAGAAATGAGTCTCCAAGAACAGGATATGTTTGCCTTGATGGGAATATCTCCCTTGGTGAAGCTAGATCAAGAGGTTAAAAATACCAAGTCTGTGATTATTAACGTGATTCAGCCCGGTCAAACGCGAACGACTCCAACTGAATCCATCCCAGAATCACCTATTGCCCAAAAAGCAACACCTGAAGTAATTACAACCAAGTTACCAATACCAAAAGTTATTGAGCCAGAACAAAAATCTTTAATCGAAGAGACAACTGAACAACCTGAGTTGACTGCCAATCCTTCGGAAATCTTGTCTGTGAAAGCTTCCCCGATCGCAGATGAAAGTGATGCCAACAGCGCTGGAAACGCGATCGCAGATGAAAGTGATACGAACAGCCCTGGAAATGCGATCGCAGATGAAAGTGATGCCAACAGTGCCGCCACTGCTAGCCGCCGCCGTCGCCGTCGTTCCTCTGCGATCGAGGATAATTAATTTGCTTTATGGTAGAAACATCGCCAACGCCCTTGGAACAATCCAATTGGCTGGAGTTTTCTACCTTGTCAGGGATTCCAGGATTGGTTGCAGGTGTGGATGAAGTCGGGCGAGGCGCTCTATTTGGGCCAGTGGTGGCGGCAGCGGTGATCCTACCAGATCGTGCTTTGCCAATACTGATGGCAGCTAAAATTAAAGACAGTAAAAAGTTGTCTAGTTCTCGGAGAACTCAGCTAGCACAGCAAATTTGTGGGCTGGCTATAGATTGGAAAATTGGTTTTGCTTCTACTGCCGAAATTGACAAGATAAATATTTTGCAAGCGACACTATTAGCAATGAAGCGGGCTGTACTGAAGTTAAAAGTACAGCCTGTACTCTGCTTGGTTGATGGCAATCAGTTAATCAAAGACTTGCTATTGCCACAACAGACAATAGTTAAGGGGGACGAGCGATCGCTTGCTATTGCCTCTGCTAGTATTGTTGCTAAAGTTTGGCGTGACGATCTGATACTGCGTCTAGCATTGAAATACCCTATGTACAACCTAGAGCGTAACAAGGGTTATGGTAGCCAGCGGCATTTGCTGGCTCTGCAACAATACGGGCCATCGCCCCTACATCGTCAGTCTTTTCGTCCTTGCCAAATCAAATTACCGAACGCTGAGTGATTAAATGATTACTCAGCATTCAGGATTGGCAATTCAGTACTGTCACTGTCAAGTTTTCTATCTTTAGTTTGTGATATCACCCAGTAGCGATAATCCGCCAAAAGTTGATTTAATAACCGTTGTTTAACCGATAACAGCACGCTTTTGAGCAAACCATTACCAGTAGCTTCTAAAATCGGCTTCGGAGTAAAGGAAAATGGCGGTGGTAAATCCACCAGCACTTCTAAATCAGCCCTTCCTTCCAGACGAGTGCCAGTGCTAAACTCTTTGGGAGACAAATGTCCTTTTAAATTAAGAGCAAAGCGCTGGTTAATATACTCGAAACCCAGAATTTCACAGCCTAGCGATCGCAAATTAATTATTCCATTTGATTCTGCCCAAACTCTCATGTCTACAGTCGGTTGAATACTCAATGACATAAAAGTAAGCGGACGCATTTTCAAGCGAAATACTTCCTCAGAAAGCTGCTGAATTCGGGCGTTGTCAGCTAAAGCCCTAACTAGACGTTGAGGCTGGCGTAAGTAGTGCTGGATGGGAATAGGCTGCTCTGGAACAGCGATTTCAACCGATTGGGAGGCAGTAAACCGGGTAGCCATGAGCGGATAAAAATATTTGTCTCTTAATTTTAATATTTTTTAATAAATTAAATCTGATTATTAGAAAAGTACAAAATTTATTAGCGATAAAAGTTATCGTTGCTTATCACCTATACAGCATTAGCAAAAATTTGGTACTCTTATTAGTCTCTTTAGTTCAAGAAATAAATATAGATTAGGATTAGCCTCTTGAACGTGGGTAAAAATTTTGGTCAATAAATTGCATACTCTGTGTTATATGCGCCTCTGTGGTTAAAAAAAATACTTTCAAACCGCAGAGGCACAGAGAACGCTGAGAAAACATAAGAGATTTTACAAGCCATCTTGATAGGGTTAAGATTAGGGTTTAACTCTTGACATAAAGCAAAGAACATGAATATTCTTTTGTGAAAAATTCACATAATTGCTCTGAAATCTTGAGAGCAATTTAGCAGAAAAAAACTGCCAAAAAATCTATTTGCTACTAGACTAATTTGAATAGTTTGTTTTCCTAGAATTTCGATCTATTTGTTTCGTGCGTAAATTTTAGAGGTAAAAGTAAATATTGAAATATATTTTATATTTGTTAAACCCAAAATATCATAATCTCTATTTTACGTATTAAACTCGCAACTCAAGGCTAAAAGCAT
Protein-coding sequences here:
- a CDS encoding ribonuclease HII, which codes for MVETSPTPLEQSNWLEFSTLSGIPGLVAGVDEVGRGALFGPVVAAAVILPDRALPILMAAKIKDSKKLSSSRRTQLAQQICGLAIDWKIGFASTAEIDKINILQATLLAMKRAVLKLKVQPVLCLVDGNQLIKDLLLPQQTIVKGDERSLAIASASIVAKVWRDDLILRLALKYPMYNLERNKGYGSQRHLLALQQYGPSPLHRQSFRPCQIKLPNAE
- a CDS encoding DUF1997 domain-containing protein, producing the protein MATRFTASQSVEIAVPEQPIPIQHYLRQPQRLVRALADNARIQQLSEEVFRLKMRPLTFMSLSIQPTVDMRVWAESNGIINLRSLGCEILGFEYINQRFALNLKGHLSPKEFSTGTRLEGRADLEVLVDLPPPFSFTPKPILEATGNGLLKSVLLSVKQRLLNQLLADYRYWVISQTKDRKLDSDSTELPILNAE